Below is a window of Sulfitobacter sp. BSw21498 DNA.
CCCCTTTTAGAACAGGTTTTTCAATGCCTACCCGCGACGGCCGCCGCAAGCAAGAGCCCGTGGCAGTGCACATGCAGCATAAGCCGAAAATGAATAAGGAGTTACCAGTTCAGCAGGGCAAACGCCAATTAGCAGGCGTCAGCCGTGGTCTTTCAGCAGACGTTGTTTTTGCCGTGACCAATCACGCTTGGCGGCAGTTTCGCGTTTGTCGTGCAGTTTCTTACCCTTGGCGATGCCGATCTTGATCTTGGCCATGCCACGGTGGTTGAAATACATCACCATCGGCACCAGCGTCATGCCCTTGCGTTGGGTTTCATTCCACAGGTGCGACAACTGTTTTTTGGACACCAGCAGCTTGCGGCGACGGCGCTCTTCGTGGGTAAATGTCTTGGCCTGCTTATAGGGCGCGACGTAGGAGTTCACCAACCACAGCTCGCCATCTTCCACGGCAGCATAGCTTTCGGCGATGTTGGCACCGCCGTTGCGCAGGGATTTCACCTCGGAGCCTTCAAGGATGATGCCGCATTCAACGTCGTCGTCGATAGCGTAATCAAACCGCGCACGGCGGTTTTCTGCGATGACCTTGTAGTTCGGGTCCGATTTGGAAGATAATTTAACCTGTGACATGCCAAGGATGTAGGGCGTCACGGCGCTGCGCGCAAGATGCAGCTGCGGGGTTTGCGCGGCGGGACCCCGAGCGTCCCGCCGACAGTTTAGTCACCCAGCTTGGCATGCACCTCTGCAAGGTCGATCTCGCCCGTGGGCATCTTGTTTGCAGGGTTGTCGAAGTCGTATTTGAACAGCTCGAA
It encodes the following:
- the smpB gene encoding SsrA-binding protein SmpB is translated as MSQVKLSSKSDPNYKVIAENRRARFDYAIDDDVECGIILEGSEVKSLRNGGANIAESYAAVEDGELWLVNSYVAPYKQAKTFTHEERRRRKLLVSKKQLSHLWNETQRKGMTLVPMVMYFNHRGMAKIKIGIAKGKKLHDKRETAAKRDWSRQKQRLLKDHG